The following are encoded together in the Glycine soja cultivar W05 chromosome 5, ASM419377v2, whole genome shotgun sequence genome:
- the LOC114411424 gene encoding uncharacterized protein C05D11.9-like, with protein MVTAGTKKPQVSVPTPPPPPWKINLQKYAESRALELHSLQSIIENRVNNDYRSQKNKRRRTIVFDNQIARKGCRRKRQKLGIIDKALAKSGLEENHQKKLPRCVHRRYELKKNLENGFCTSRDVTKRLRTHVWHAKWFAMTKLWGYHLPLCLQ; from the coding sequence ATGGTTACTGCTGGAACCAAAAAGCCTCAAGTTTCAGTACctacaccaccaccaccaccttggAAAATCAATTTGCAGAAATATGCTGAATCCCGTGCTCTCGAACTCCATAGTCTTCAATCTATCATAGAAAATAGAGTAAACAATGATTATAGGTCTCAAAAGAACAAGAGAAGAAGGACAATTGTGTTTGATAACCAAATTGCAagaaaagggtgcagaagaaaGAGGCAGAAACTGGGAATAATTGATAAAGCCCTTGCCAAATCAGGTTTGGAGGAGAATCACCAAAAGAAGCTTCCTCGATGTGTTCATCGGAGATATGAACtaaagaaaaacctagagaatgGTTTTTGCACTTCTAGGGATGTAACCAAGAGGCTGAGAACTCATGTTTGGCATGCAAAGTGGTTTGCTATGACCAAGCTTTGGGGTTACCACCTTCCTTTGTGTCTTCAATGA